A DNA window from Zingiber officinale cultivar Zhangliang chromosome 3A, Zo_v1.1, whole genome shotgun sequence contains the following coding sequences:
- the LOC122053872 gene encoding protein POLAR-like 1 isoform X1: MTMTFSLKQGNVLCFCVAPGEGGGEVPVAEEMRVSDCLEESLDREMEAVRRAKRRELCLRLPPSSSATSAAASTTAASFEAFSPRSLISRVLLPLLRPSQARNAATEGGEQVVGCRVWLPRLSAGNRKETEKREAPPAAVAILETAIEAAGSRPEIAVNSGKINDERSLNLGMGVGLVYLLARSAAEMNKMVELRQEMEILLKDIKDELQSRDFPSNNSAESSNHASSVTNVKKSDCQISQDDEESFNSIREEDEALRRAEAEEEEKYERNRRVRRCLKMDEMEMELQEQLERLQWSFDGKASMELLLENHPQACESLTANYAAASSSQFGVSPHELTIKLNQLLQARRQEGISELESSFLSSSNNFSGSSGELGFNGELMVEQTCSGSDCGVCAIELERRLHEVLEARQRERIVELESALRCAERRLRDKEREICWWRDTARLVAEHKKEVVSR, translated from the exons ATGACGATGACTTTTTCGCTGAAACAGGGGAATGTGCTCTGCTTCTGTGTGGCGCCGGGGGAAGGTGGGGGAGAGGTTCCAGTGGCGGAGGAGATGAGAGTATCTGACTGCCTCGAGGAAAGCCTCGACCGGGAGATGGAGGCGGTGAGGCGAGCCAAAAGGCGGGAGCTTTGCCTTCGCCTGCCGCCTTCCTCTTCTGCTACCTCCGCCGCCGCCTCCACCACTGCTGCTTCTTTCGAGGCTTTTTCTCCTCGGAGTCTGATATCCCGGGTGCTCCTTCCTCTCCTCCGCCCGTCTCAGGCCCGAAACGCCGCTACAGAAGGCGGCGAGCAGGTCGTGGGCTGCCGGGTGTGGCTGCCTAGGCTCAGCGCTGGCAACAGGAAGGAGACGGAGAAGAGAGAAGCACCACCGGCTGCAGTGGCCATCCTGGAAACGGCAATCGAAGCTGCCGGAAGCCGTCCGGAAATCGCCGTCAACTCAG GAAAAATCAACGACGAGCGGTCCTTGAATCTGGGAATGGGAGTAGGCCTCGTTTACCTCCTCGCGAGGAGCGCCGCCGAGATGAACAAGATGGTGGAACTGCGACAAGAGATGGagattctactcaaggacattaaaGATGAGCTCCAAAGTAGAGATTTTCCTTCCAACAACAGCGCAGAGTCCAGCAATCACGCCTCTTCGGTGACGAACGTGAAGAAAAGTGATTGTCAGATCTCACAAGACGATGAAGAATCCTTCAACTCAATCAGAGAGGAAGATGAAGCACTACGACGAGCAGAGgctgaggaagaagaaaagtacgAGAGGAATCGGAGAGTTAGAAGGTGTCTGAAGATGGATGAGATGGAAATGGAGCTGCAAGAACAATTAGAACGTTTGCAGTGGAGCTTCGATGGCAAGGCCTCAATGGAG TTGCTTCTTGAGAATCATCCTCAAGCTTGCGAAAGCCTCACTGCAAATTATGCAGCAGCGAGTAGCAGTCAGTTTGGCGTTTCACCCCACGAGCTGACCATAAAACTGAATCAACTCCTCCAGGCGAGGCGACAAGAAGgcatctcggagctggaatcctCATTCTTGAGCAGCAGCAACAATTTCTCCGGCAGCTCTGGCGAATTAGGCTTCAATGGCGAGTTAATGGTGGAACAAACATGCAGCGGTAGTGACTGCGGGGTTTGCGCGATCGAGCTCGAGCGGAGGCTCCACGAAGTGCTGGAGGCGCGGCAACGGGAGAGGATTGTGGAGCTGGAGTCAGCGTTGCGGTGCGCTGAACGGAGGCTGAGAGACAAGGAGAGGGAGATCTGCTGGTGGAGGGACACTGCAAGACTGGTGGCAGAGCATAAGAAGGAGGTGGTTTCCCGGTGA
- the LOC122053872 gene encoding protein POLAR-like 1 isoform X2: MGNVLCFCVAPGEGGGEVPVAEEMRVSDCLEESLDREMEAVRRAKRRELCLRLPPSSSATSAAASTTAASFEAFSPRSLISRVLLPLLRPSQARNAATEGGEQVVGCRVWLPRLSAGNRKETEKREAPPAAVAILETAIEAAGSRPEIAVNSGKINDERSLNLGMGVGLVYLLARSAAEMNKMVELRQEMEILLKDIKDELQSRDFPSNNSAESSNHASSVTNVKKSDCQISQDDEESFNSIREEDEALRRAEAEEEEKYERNRRVRRCLKMDEMEMELQEQLERLQWSFDGKASMELLLENHPQACESLTANYAAASSSQFGVSPHELTIKLNQLLQARRQEGISELESSFLSSSNNFSGSSGELGFNGELMVEQTCSGSDCGVCAIELERRLHEVLEARQRERIVELESALRCAERRLRDKEREICWWRDTARLVAEHKKEVVSR, encoded by the exons ATG GGGAATGTGCTCTGCTTCTGTGTGGCGCCGGGGGAAGGTGGGGGAGAGGTTCCAGTGGCGGAGGAGATGAGAGTATCTGACTGCCTCGAGGAAAGCCTCGACCGGGAGATGGAGGCGGTGAGGCGAGCCAAAAGGCGGGAGCTTTGCCTTCGCCTGCCGCCTTCCTCTTCTGCTACCTCCGCCGCCGCCTCCACCACTGCTGCTTCTTTCGAGGCTTTTTCTCCTCGGAGTCTGATATCCCGGGTGCTCCTTCCTCTCCTCCGCCCGTCTCAGGCCCGAAACGCCGCTACAGAAGGCGGCGAGCAGGTCGTGGGCTGCCGGGTGTGGCTGCCTAGGCTCAGCGCTGGCAACAGGAAGGAGACGGAGAAGAGAGAAGCACCACCGGCTGCAGTGGCCATCCTGGAAACGGCAATCGAAGCTGCCGGAAGCCGTCCGGAAATCGCCGTCAACTCAG GAAAAATCAACGACGAGCGGTCCTTGAATCTGGGAATGGGAGTAGGCCTCGTTTACCTCCTCGCGAGGAGCGCCGCCGAGATGAACAAGATGGTGGAACTGCGACAAGAGATGGagattctactcaaggacattaaaGATGAGCTCCAAAGTAGAGATTTTCCTTCCAACAACAGCGCAGAGTCCAGCAATCACGCCTCTTCGGTGACGAACGTGAAGAAAAGTGATTGTCAGATCTCACAAGACGATGAAGAATCCTTCAACTCAATCAGAGAGGAAGATGAAGCACTACGACGAGCAGAGgctgaggaagaagaaaagtacgAGAGGAATCGGAGAGTTAGAAGGTGTCTGAAGATGGATGAGATGGAAATGGAGCTGCAAGAACAATTAGAACGTTTGCAGTGGAGCTTCGATGGCAAGGCCTCAATGGAG TTGCTTCTTGAGAATCATCCTCAAGCTTGCGAAAGCCTCACTGCAAATTATGCAGCAGCGAGTAGCAGTCAGTTTGGCGTTTCACCCCACGAGCTGACCATAAAACTGAATCAACTCCTCCAGGCGAGGCGACAAGAAGgcatctcggagctggaatcctCATTCTTGAGCAGCAGCAACAATTTCTCCGGCAGCTCTGGCGAATTAGGCTTCAATGGCGAGTTAATGGTGGAACAAACATGCAGCGGTAGTGACTGCGGGGTTTGCGCGATCGAGCTCGAGCGGAGGCTCCACGAAGTGCTGGAGGCGCGGCAACGGGAGAGGATTGTGGAGCTGGAGTCAGCGTTGCGGTGCGCTGAACGGAGGCTGAGAGACAAGGAGAGGGAGATCTGCTGGTGGAGGGACACTGCAAGACTGGTGGCAGAGCATAAGAAGGAGGTGGTTTCCCGGTGA